Below is a genomic region from Catenuloplanes atrovinosus.
GCCGGTACGCCCGGGGAACTGGCGGACCTGCTGGCGGAGTGGCACGCGGCCGGGCTGGACGGGTTCCGGCTGCGGCCCGGCGTGCTGCCGGACGACCTCGTCGTCATCGCCCGGGAGCTGACCGCGCAGTTGCGCGCCCGCGGCCTGTTCCGGCACGAGTACCCCGGGACCACGCTGCGCGCGACGCTCGGCCTGGAACGCCCGGCCAGCCGATACGCGGGGAGCCGGGCATGACCAGGCAGATCATTCTCGCCGCGCACTTCCCGGGCGTGAACAACACGACCGTGTGGACCGATCCGGCGGCCGGCTCGCAGATCGAGTTCTCCTCCTTCGCCCACCTGGCGCGTACCGCGGAGCGCGGCCTGTTCGACTTCCTGTTCCTGGCGGAGGGGTTGCGGCTGCGCGAGCAGCGCGGCGAGATCTACGACCTGGACGTGGTGGGACGGCCGGACACGCTGACCGTGCTGGCCGCGATCGCGGCGGTGACCGAGCGGCTCGGGCTGGCCGGCACGCTCAACGCCACGTTCCACGAGCCGTACGAGCTGGCGCGCCAGCTCGCCACGCTCGACCACCTCTCCGGCGGGCGGGCCGCGTGGAACGTGGTGACCACGCCGAACGCGTTCACCGGCGAGAACTTCCGGCGCGGCGGGTTCCTGTCCTACGAGGACCGGTACGTGCGCGCGGCGGAGTTCATCGCGGCGTCCCGCGTGCTCTGGGACTCGTGGGCCGAGGACGAGGTGGTCGCGGCCGGGGACACCTTCACGCGTACCGCCTCGCCCGGCGCGTTCGAGTTCCACGGCACACAGTTCGACATCGCCGGCAACTTCACGGTGCCGCGCAGCCCGCAACGTCATCCGGTGATCATCCAGGCCGGGGACTCCGCGGCCGGGCGCGACTTCGCGGCCGCGTCCGCCGACGCGATCTTCTCGCGGCACGGCACGCTGGAGGCCGGGCAGGCGTTCTACGCGGACGTGAAGGGCCGGCTGGCCCGCTACGGGCGCGAGCCGGACTCGCTGAAGATCCTGCCGGCCGTGACCTTCGTGCTCGGCGACACGGACGCGGAGGCGCAGGAGCGGGCACACCACATCCGGCGCCAGCAGGTCACCCCGCAGACCGCGATCCGGCTGCTGGAACAGGTGTGGAACCGGGACCTGTCCGCGCTCGACCCGGAGGGGCCGCTGCCGCCGTTCGACCCGGACGTCTCCGCGGACCCGATCATCCAGGGCCGGACCCGGTTGCACGACGACCCGATCGCCACCGCGCGTCACTGGCGCGAGCTGGCGGCGTCGAAGAACCTCGGCATCCGCGACCTGATCA
It encodes:
- a CDS encoding NtaA/DmoA family FMN-dependent monooxygenase (This protein belongs to a clade of FMN-dependent monooxygenases, within a broader family of flavin-dependent oxidoreductases, the luciferase-like monooxygenase (LMM) family, some of whose members use coenzyme F420 rather than FMN.); amino-acid sequence: MTRQIILAAHFPGVNNTTVWTDPAAGSQIEFSSFAHLARTAERGLFDFLFLAEGLRLREQRGEIYDLDVVGRPDTLTVLAAIAAVTERLGLAGTLNATFHEPYELARQLATLDHLSGGRAAWNVVTTPNAFTGENFRRGGFLSYEDRYVRAAEFIAASRVLWDSWAEDEVVAAGDTFTRTASPGAFEFHGTQFDIAGNFTVPRSPQRHPVIIQAGDSAAGRDFAAASADAIFSRHGTLEAGQAFYADVKGRLARYGREPDSLKILPAVTFVLGDTDAEAQERAHHIRRQQVTPQTAIRLLEQVWNRDLSALDPEGPLPPFDPDVSADPIIQGRTRLHDDPIATARHWRELAASKNLGIRDLIIEVTGRQSFIGTPAAVAESMTSFVRRDAADGFILVPHLTPAGLDDFVDLVVPLLQERGVFRSAYPEAGSTLRSLLGLPPVSPSSVAAFRRGEAA